GCGGAGATCCCGGGCGCTGGGCGATGGAGGGGCTCACGCGGCGCGACCATACCACAACCCCTGGGAACCCGAGGGAAGGGGGGCGGCGGCGCGCGCGCCGGCTATATCTTCTCCCACGCGCTGGGCCCGCGCCGGGCGAGGGACAATCCCCGCCACGCGTGCTACATCGCCGGGACCCATGGACCGAACGCCTCACAGGAGCCTCAGCTTGCCCGTGGTCCCGGCCGAGGGAGAGGTGCGCGATCGCCGCGAGCTCGCCGCCCGGATGCGGGACGGCGGGCTCGCGATCGACGCGCGCAAGCCGCCCTGGCTGCGCGTGGGCGTCCCCGGCGGTGAGCGGTACCAGCGCGTGCGCGAGACCCTGCGCGGGCTGCGCCTCCACACGGTCTGCCAGGAGGCGCACTGCCCCAACGTGGCGGAGTGCTGGGGTGGCGGCACCGCCACCGTCATGCTCATGGGCGACGTCTGCACCCGCGGCTGCCGCTTCTGCAACGTGAAGACGGCGGCGCACCCGCCGCCGCTCGACCCCGACGAGCCGCGGCACCTGGCCGAGGCGATCCGCCAGCTCCAGCTCGACTACATCGTCGTGACGAGCGTCGACCGCGACGATCTCCCCGACGGCGGGGCGGGCCACTTCGCGGACGCCATCCGCCGCCTGAAGGAGATCCCCCGGCTGCTGGTCGAGGTGCTGACGCCCGACTTCCGCGGCGACCCGGAGGCGGTCCGGACGGTGGGGCGGGCCGCGCCCGACGTCTTCGCGAACAACCTCGAGACCGTGCGCCGGCTCACGCCGGTGGTGCGCGACCAGAAGGCCGGATACGACCAGACGCTCGCGGTGCTGGCGCGCATGAAGCGCGAGTTCCCCGCGCTCGTCACCAAGTCCTCGCTCATGGTGGGGCTGGGCGAGACCGAGGCCGAGATCGAGGAGGCGCTGCGGGACCTGCGCGGCGCGGGCGTCGAGATCGTGACCTTCGGGCAGTACCTGCGCCCCTCCGCCTGGCACCTGCCGGTGCAGGAGTGGGTGACCCCGGAGCGGTTCGAGGCGTACCGGCGCATGGGCGAGCGGCACGGGTTCCGCTACGTGGCGAGCGGCCCGCTCGTGCGCTCCAGCTACCGGGCGGCGGAGCTGTTCCTGCGGGGCGAGCTGGCGGCGCGGCAGGCGCGCGGCGGCGGCGGAGGCGAGTCATGCGGCGTGAGCCCCGAGACGTGAGCCCCCTGGCGCGCCGGCGGGGCGCGAACGGCAGCGCCGCGCCCACCGCGCCCCCGGCGGCGGTCCCCGAGGCGGAGGCGTACCCGCTCGCGCGCGTGCTGCGCGACGACGCCACCGCCGACCCGGCCGAGGTGACGCTCTCCGACGCCGAGCTGGTCGCGCTCTACCGCTGGATGGTGCTGAACCGGCAGCTCGACGAGCGCATGGTCGGCCTGCAGCGGCAGGGGCGCATCGGCTTCTACATCGGGTCGATCGGCGAGGAGGCGGCGGTCTTCGGCACCGCCAGCGCCATGGCGGAGCAGGACTGGATCTTCCCCTGCTACCGCGAGCACGGGGCGGCGCTGCTGCGCGGCCTCCCGCTCGCGACCTTCGTCTGCGACCTGCTCGGCAACGCCGGCGACGCCATGCTCGGGCACCAGATGCCCTGCCACGAGGCGTGGCGGCCGGGGCGGTTCGCCTCCATCAGCTCCCCCATCGGCACCCAGATCCCGCAGGCGGTGGGCGCGGCCTGGGCGGCGCGCATCCGGCGCGAGGAGATGGTCTCGCTCGTCTACTTCGGCGAGGGGGCCACCAGCTCGAACGACTTCCACACCGGCCTCAACATCGCCGGGGTGCACAAGGTGCCGGTCGTCTTCGCCTGCCGGAACAACGGCTGGGCGATCAGCGTGCCGCGCGAGCGGCAGACGGCGGCGGCCACCATCGCCCAGAAGGCGGTCGCCTACGGGCTCCACGGCGAGCGCGTGGACGGGAACGACGTCCTGGCGGTGCACGCCGCCACCCGCCGCGCCCGCGAGCGCGCGCTGCGCGGGGAGGGGCCGAGCCTGCTCGAGCTCGTCACCTACCGGCTCGAGGGCCACTCCACCTCGGACGACCCGCGCGCCTACCGGCCGCCCGAGGAGGTCGAGCCGTGGCGGAAGAAGGACCCGCTCCTGCGCCTCGAGGCCTTCCTCGTGAAGCGCGGCGCGCTCGACGCGGCGGCCGGGGCCCGGCTCGCCGCCGAGGCGCGCGAGCAGGTGCAGCGCGCGGTCCAGGAGGCGGAGGCGCACCCCGCGAAGCCCCCGCTCGAGACGATGTTCGAGGGCGTCTACGCCGAGCCGCTCCGGCCGCAGCGCGAGCAGCTGGAGGAGCTGCGGCGGGCGCTCGCCGACGACCCGCGCGTCGCCGGCGGGCGGGGGACGTGAGGCCGCCCATGCCCACCTACAACATCATCCAGGCGGTGAACGACGCGCTCAAGCTGGAGATGCGGCGCGACGCGAACGTGGTGGTGCTGGGCGAGGACGTCGGCAAGTTCGGCGGCGTCTTCCGCGCGACCCAGGGGCTCTACGAGGAGTTCGGCTCCGACCGCGTCATCGACACGCCCCTCGCCGAGAGCGGCATCATCGGCACCGCGCTGGGGATGGCGCTCTACGGGCTGCGGCCGGTCCCGGAGATCCAGTTCGCCGACTTCATCTTCCCGGCCATGGACCAGATCGTGAGCGAGGTGGCGAAGTACCGCTACCGCTCGGGCGGCCAGTTCTCGTGCCCGCTCGTCATCCGCTCCCCGTACGGCGGCGGCATCCGCGGCGGCCACTACCACTCGCAGTCGCCCGAGGCGTACTTCCTGCACACCCCCGGCCTGAAGGTGGTGGTGCCGGCCACGCCCGAGGACGCGAAGGGGCTGCTGGTCTCGGCCATCCGCGATCCCGACCCGGTGCTCTTCTTCGAGCCGAAGCGCATCTACCGCGCGGCCAAGGGCGAGGTCCCGGAGGGCGAGTACGCCATCCCGCTCGGCCAGGCGCGCGTGACCCGCGCCGGGCACCAGGTGACGGTGCTGGCCTGGGGCGCCATGTGGCACGAGGCGGACCAGGCGGCGCGCGAGGCGGAGCAGGAGGGGATCGACTGCGAGGTGGTGGACCTCCGCTCGCTCGCGCCGCTCGATCTCGACACCATCCTCGGCTCGGTGAGGAAGACGGGGCGGGCGGTGATCGTGCACGAGGCGCCGCGCACCTGCGGCTTCGGCGCCGAGCTGTCGGCCACCATCCAGGAGCGGTGCTTCCTCTCGCTCGAGGCCCCCATCGCCCGCGTCACCGGCTTCGACACCCCCTTCCCGTACACGCTCGAGCACGAGTACCTGCCGCGCGCGCCGCGCATCCTGCGCGCCATCCGCGAGACCGTCCGCTTCTGACGGCCGCCGAGGTCCCTCGCATGACCTTCAAGTTCATCCTGCCGGACATCGGCGAAGGGGTGGTGGAGGCGGAGGTCCAGCAGTGGTTCGTCAAGCCCGGCGACCACGTGGTCGAGGACCAGCCGCTCGTCGAGGTGATGACCGACAAGGCCACCGTGACGCTCCCGTCCCCGCGCCGCGGCACGGTGACGAAGCTCCTCCACCAGCCGGGTCAGGTCGCGAAGGTGCACGAGCCGCTGCTCGAGCTGGTCGAGGACGTGAAGCCGTCGCAGGAGCCGTCGGTGATGGCCCCGGCGCAGGAGGAGGCCGCGCCGGCGCAGGAGGCCGGGGCGGCGCCGCCGGCGGCCCCGGCGGAGCGGTCGGGGCGCAAGGTCCTGGCCGCCCCGGCGGTCCGCGCCATGGCGCGTCAGCTGGGGGTCGACCTGGGCCTCGTCCACGGCAGCGGGCCGGGCGGCCGCGTCCTCAAGGACGACGTGCACGGCGCCCGCAACGGCCACGCCCACCCGCCGCCCGAGCTCACCGCCCCCGCGGCGGTGCCGCAGCGGCCGGCGCCCTTCGCCGAGCAGCTCCCGGAGCAGGCGCCGGTGAAGCAGGTCTCGCACGGCGACGAGGTGGTGCCGGTGCGCGGCATCCGCCGGCGCATCGCCGAGCGGATGGCGCAGTCGAAGCGCACCGCGGCCCACTTCACGTTCGTGGAGCAGGTCGACGTGAGCGACCTCGTGAAGGTGAAGGACCGGATCGCCGCCAAGGCGCGCGAGGAGGGGGTGAAGGTCACCTTCCTCCCCTTCATCGTGAAGGCGGTGGTGGCGGCGCTGAAGAAGCACCCCTGGCTCAACGCCGTGCTCGACGAGGCGCGCGGCGAGATCCGGCTCCGGCGCGAGTACCACATCGGCATCGCCTCGGCGACCGAGCACGGGCTCACCGTGCCGGTGGTGCGCCACGCGGACAAGCTCTCGCTCATGGCGCTGGCGCGCGAGATCGAGCGGCTGGCGGCGGAGACCAAGGCGGGCAAGGTCCGGCCGGAGGACCTCTCCGGCTCCACCTTCACCATCACCAGCCTGGGCGCGCAGGGCGGCCTGTTCGCCACCCCCATCATCAACTTCCCCGAGGTCGGCATCCTCGGCGTGCACCGGATCCGCCCGACGCCGGTGGTGAAGGACGGCCAGATCGTCGCGCGCGACATCATGAACGTGTCGCTGTCGTTCGACCACCGGGTGGTGGACGGCCACGTCGGCGCGGCCTTCGCCTACACGGTCATCGGCTACCTCGAGGAGCCCGACCTCCTCTTCATGGACATGGTGTAGCGCTGGTGTCCCCCCGGCGCGGCGGCGGCGCCCGGGCCGCGCTCCTCGGGCTGGCGCTCGCCGGCGCCTGTGCCCGGAGCGGCTCGCCCGCGGCGGGCGCGAGCGCGGCGGACGCGGGCTCCGGCGACGGCGGCAAGGGCCCGGGGGCGCCGGCGGAGCTCGGGCCGGGCGGCGACACGGTGTGGCTCGCCACCCTGGCGGGCCCCTACGCGGACCTGGCCCAGACGGTCGCGGCCGACCCCGGCGGCGGGACGGTGGTCGCGGCCGCGCAGGGCACGGCCTCGGGGAGCGACGCGCTCACCGTGCTCCGGCTGGGGCCGGACGGCGCCGTCGCGGAGCGCCGGACCTTCGGGCCGGCCGCGTGCAGCCTGGCGGCCTCCGTGCTCGGCGTCGCGCCGGACGGCACCGCCTTCCTCCTCGCCGCCACCGCCTGCTCGGCCACCGTGCCGGGCCTCGGGACGGGCGCGCTCATGCCGTCGGGCACGCTCCTCGCGCTCGCCCCCGGCGGCGGCGCCGGCGCGGCGGTGCCGGTCGCGGGCGGTCCGGCGCGCGGGGGCGCGACGGACGCGCAGGGCCGGCTGGCCGTGCTCACCGGGGCGGCCGCGGGGGTCGCGGTGCTGGCGGCGGACGGCGTCCCCGCCTGGCAGGTGGCCGTGCCCGGCGCCCTCGCCCTGGCCGCGCTGCCCGGCGGCGGCGTCGTGGTGGGAGCGGCGCCGGCGGGCGCCTCTCCCGCGCTGGTCGCCCTCGACGCGGCCGGCGCCGAGCGGTGGCGCCGGGAGCTGCCGGCCGGCTTCGACCTGCGCCACCTCGCGGCGCTGACCGACGGCGCGGCGGCGGCGACCGGCGTCCTCTCCGGCGCCGCGACGTTCGGCGCCGGGCAGGGCGGCGCCGCGGGCGAGCGGCGGCAGGTGGTGCTGGCGGTGGAGCCCGACGGCACCCCGCGCACGCTGGCCGAGCTCGCCGACGCGAGCGCGAACGACCCGGTGGTGCAGGTCGCCGCGCTGCCGCACGGCCGGGCCGTGCTCTTCGGCTTCCCCGGCTGCGACCGCCTGCGCGGGCTCACCCCGCAGCTCGAGCCGGTGTGGGCGCGGACGCTCGACGCGGGCTGCGGCGCGGCGGCGCTCGGGGCGGCGCTCACCCCCGCCGGGCAGCTCGTGGTGGTGGGCGCCTTCCGCGGGCAGGCCGACTTCGGCGGGGGGCACGGGGCGGCGGCGCAGGGCGCGCTGCAGGACGGGTTCGTGCTCGGCCTCGCGCCCTGACGGCCGGGCGGGGTGGCCGCGCGGTTTCCCTTCCCGGGCCGGCCGCGGCCGTTATATTCGGCGCGACCCTGATCTCTCTCTCCCGGAGGGGAGCGCACATGGCGACGAAGACCTACGACGCGGTCGTGATCGGCTCGGGCCCCGGCGGCTACGTGGCCGCGATCCGCCTCGGCCAGCTGGGCAAGAAGACCGCGCTCGTCGAGAAGGAGGCGCTGGGCGGCGTCTGTATCAACTGGGGGTGCATCCCGTCCAAGGCGCTCATCGCCGCCGCCAACCTGGTCGAGGACCTGCGCGGGGCGGCGGAGCGGGGGATCACCTCCGAGCCGAAGCTCGACATCGCGAAGCTGCGCGAGTTCAAGGACGGGGTCGTCAAGAAGATGGTCGGCGGTATCCAGGTCCTCGAGAAGGGGAACAAGGTCGACGTCATCCAGGGCACCGCCACCTTCGTCGGGCCGAACGCGGTGGAGGTGGACGGCGGCGGCGAGAAGACGCGCCTCGAGGCGGCGGCGTTCATCGTCGCGACCGGCGCCCGCCCGGTGCAGATCCCGGGCTTCGAGTTCGACGGCAAGGACGTCTGGAGCGCCAAGGAGGCGGTGGATCTCCCCGAGGTCCCGAAGCGCCTGGTGGTCATCGGCGGCGGCATCATCGGCCTCGAGCTCGGGACCGTGTACGCGAAGCTGGGCTCGAAGGTCACCGTGGTGGAGGCCTTGCCGACCATCCTCACCGGCGTCGACCCGGAGGCGGTGCGGCTCGTCCAGAAGAGCCTGAAGCAGCGCGAGGTCGCCATCCACGTGAACGCCAAGGCGAAGGGGCTCGAGCGCAAGGGCGGTGAGCTCGTGGTGAAGGTCGAGGTGGACGGGAAGGAGCAGGCGATCCCGTGCGACAAGGTGCTGGTCGCGGTCGGCTTCCGGCCCAACAGCGAGGGGATCGGCCTCGACAAGGCGGGCGTGAAGGTGGGCCCGAAGGGCTTCGTCGAGGTGAACGACCGCATGCAGACGAGCGCGCCGTCCGTCTACTGCATCGGAGACCTGTGCGGCCCTCCGCTGCTCGCCCACAAGGCGTCGAAGGAGGGTGAGATCGCGGCCGAG
This Anaeromyxobacter diazotrophicus DNA region includes the following protein-coding sequences:
- a CDS encoding thiamine pyrophosphate-dependent dehydrogenase E1 component subunit alpha; the protein is MSPLARRRGANGSAAPTAPPAAVPEAEAYPLARVLRDDATADPAEVTLSDAELVALYRWMVLNRQLDERMVGLQRQGRIGFYIGSIGEEAAVFGTASAMAEQDWIFPCYREHGAALLRGLPLATFVCDLLGNAGDAMLGHQMPCHEAWRPGRFASISSPIGTQIPQAVGAAWAARIRREEMVSLVYFGEGATSSNDFHTGLNIAGVHKVPVVFACRNNGWAISVPRERQTAAATIAQKAVAYGLHGERVDGNDVLAVHAATRRARERALRGEGPSLLELVTYRLEGHSTSDDPRAYRPPEEVEPWRKKDPLLRLEAFLVKRGALDAAAGARLAAEAREQVQRAVQEAEAHPAKPPLETMFEGVYAEPLRPQREQLEELRRALADDPRVAGGRGT
- the lpdA gene encoding dihydrolipoyl dehydrogenase, producing the protein MATKTYDAVVIGSGPGGYVAAIRLGQLGKKTALVEKEALGGVCINWGCIPSKALIAAANLVEDLRGAAERGITSEPKLDIAKLREFKDGVVKKMVGGIQVLEKGNKVDVIQGTATFVGPNAVEVDGGGEKTRLEAAAFIVATGARPVQIPGFEFDGKDVWSAKEAVDLPEVPKRLVVIGGGIIGLELGTVYAKLGSKVTVVEALPTILTGVDPEAVRLVQKSLKQREVAIHVNAKAKGLERKGGELVVKVEVDGKEQAIPCDKVLVAVGFRPNSEGIGLDKAGVKVGPKGFVEVNDRMQTSAPSVYCIGDLCGPPLLAHKASKEGEIAAEVIAGHKSVRDWVSMPAAIFTDPEVATVGLSEEQAKAQGYDPIVGKFFFSALGRAVAIAHTDGFVKVVGDRESKLLLGATIVGPEASDLIAEAALALEMGAYLEDVGLTVHAHPTLPEAFMEACKGALGEAIHRVNAPERPRKERSGAAAQA
- the lipA gene encoding lipoyl synthase; protein product: MRDGGLAIDARKPPWLRVGVPGGERYQRVRETLRGLRLHTVCQEAHCPNVAECWGGGTATVMLMGDVCTRGCRFCNVKTAAHPPPLDPDEPRHLAEAIRQLQLDYIVVTSVDRDDLPDGGAGHFADAIRRLKEIPRLLVEVLTPDFRGDPEAVRTVGRAAPDVFANNLETVRRLTPVVRDQKAGYDQTLAVLARMKREFPALVTKSSLMVGLGETEAEIEEALRDLRGAGVEIVTFGQYLRPSAWHLPVQEWVTPERFEAYRRMGERHGFRYVASGPLVRSSYRAAELFLRGELAARQARGGGGGESCGVSPET
- a CDS encoding alpha-ketoacid dehydrogenase subunit beta; the encoded protein is MPTYNIIQAVNDALKLEMRRDANVVVLGEDVGKFGGVFRATQGLYEEFGSDRVIDTPLAESGIIGTALGMALYGLRPVPEIQFADFIFPAMDQIVSEVAKYRYRSGGQFSCPLVIRSPYGGGIRGGHYHSQSPEAYFLHTPGLKVVVPATPEDAKGLLVSAIRDPDPVLFFEPKRIYRAAKGEVPEGEYAIPLGQARVTRAGHQVTVLAWGAMWHEADQAAREAEQEGIDCEVVDLRSLAPLDLDTILGSVRKTGRAVIVHEAPRTCGFGAELSATIQERCFLSLEAPIARVTGFDTPFPYTLEHEYLPRAPRILRAIRETVRF
- a CDS encoding dihydrolipoamide acetyltransferase family protein yields the protein MTFKFILPDIGEGVVEAEVQQWFVKPGDHVVEDQPLVEVMTDKATVTLPSPRRGTVTKLLHQPGQVAKVHEPLLELVEDVKPSQEPSVMAPAQEEAAPAQEAGAAPPAAPAERSGRKVLAAPAVRAMARQLGVDLGLVHGSGPGGRVLKDDVHGARNGHAHPPPELTAPAAVPQRPAPFAEQLPEQAPVKQVSHGDEVVPVRGIRRRIAERMAQSKRTAAHFTFVEQVDVSDLVKVKDRIAAKAREEGVKVTFLPFIVKAVVAALKKHPWLNAVLDEARGEIRLRREYHIGIASATEHGLTVPVVRHADKLSLMALAREIERLAAETKAGKVRPEDLSGSTFTITSLGAQGGLFATPIINFPEVGILGVHRIRPTPVVKDGQIVARDIMNVSLSFDHRVVDGHVGAAFAYTVIGYLEEPDLLFMDMV